A window of the Miscanthus floridulus cultivar M001 chromosome 14, ASM1932011v1, whole genome shotgun sequence genome harbors these coding sequences:
- the LOC136503742 gene encoding glycine-rich protein DOT1-like: MAPGAGCGRGTGGVAGSGNPRRAGAGAGGRVRDAEGRAPGAGYGRGTGGGNPRRAGAGTRGRVRDAGGRAPRAGCGRGTGGVTGGGNPRRAGAGAGGRVRDAGG; encoded by the coding sequence aTGGCACCTGGGGCTGGGtgcgggcgcgggaccggcggcgtggccggtagcggaaaccctaggcgcgcaggggcgggcgccgggggccgggtgcgggacgccgaggGCCGAGCGCCTGGGGCCGGGTACGGGCGTGGGACcggcggtggaaaccctaggcgcgcaggGGCGGGCACcaggggccgggtgcgggacgccgggggccgggcgcctaGGGCCGGGTGCGGGCGTGGGACCGGCGGCGTgaccggcggcggaaaccctaggcgcgcaggggcgggcgccgggggccgggtgcgggacgccgggggcTAG
- the LOC136502570 gene encoding uncharacterized protein: MEERPHLRGKSTRRGRSGPPRRGRDHRPHLKDPVFTVAITGVTGLDPARDVDPPPSLAAGSSPPPPTTPLSPVFNLTFQIDNTRNAYYKACFPGVSRADVSYGDAFLAGGSVPPFCAGEKRRSDPVMARAWGENVAVPRFLRDQLAAGDASVDVKVTMPTYSGKAWCGGAVLSCKPKIGGGTSPACWLDFI, from the coding sequence ATGGAGGAACGACCCCACCTGCGGGGAAAAAGCACGCGCCGTGGTCGTTCTGGTCCTCCTCGGCGCGGCCGTGATCACCGGCCTCACTTGAAGGACCCCGTGTTCACGGTGGCCATCACGGGCGTCACCGGCCTAGACCCGGCGCGGGACGTCGACCCGCCGCCCTCGCTGGCGGCTGGCAGCAGCCCACCGCCCCCGACGACGCCGCTCTCCCCGGTGTTCAACCTCACGTTCCAGATCGACAACACGCGCAACGCGTACTACAAGGCGTGCTTCCCGGGCGTCTCCAGGGCGGACGTCTCGTACGGGGACGCCTTCCTCGCCGGCGGCTCCGTGCCGCCCTTCTGCGCCGGGGAGAAGCGCCGGAGCGACCCCGTGATGGCCAGGGCGTGGGGCGAGAACGTCGCGGTGCCACGGTTCCTCAGGGACCAGCTCGCCGCGGGTGACGCGTCGGTGGACGTCAAGGTGACCATGCCGACGTACAGTGGGAAAGCCTGGTGCGGCGGCGCCGTGCTCTCCTGCAAGCCCAAGATCGGAGGCGGGACGTCTCCGGCCTGTTGGCTGGATTTCATTTAA